In a single window of the Etheostoma spectabile isolate EspeVRDwgs_2016 chromosome 3, UIUC_Espe_1.0, whole genome shotgun sequence genome:
- the LOC116687142 gene encoding lissencephaly-1 homolog isoform X1 has product MVLSQRQRDELNRAIADYLRSNGYEEAYSTFKKEAELDNNEELDKKYAGLLEKKWTSVIRLQKKVMELESKLNEAKEEITLGGPVSQKRDPKEWIPRPPERYALSGHRSPVTRVIFHPVFSVMVSASEDATIKVWDYETGDFERTLKGHTDSVQDISFDQTGKLLASCSADMTIKLWDFQGFECIRTMHGHDHNVSSVAIMPNGDHIVSASRDKTIKMWEVATGYCVKTFTGHREWVRMVRPNQDGTLIASCSNDQTVRVWVVASKDCKAELREHEHVVECISWAPESAHPTIQDATGSETKKSGKPGPFLLSGSRDKTIKMWDVSIGTCLMTLVGHDNWVRGIIFHPGGKFIVTCADDKTLRIWDYKNKRCMKTLCAHEHFVTSLDFHKAAPYVVTGSVDQTVKVWECR; this is encoded by the exons AATGAAGAATTGGATAAGAAGTACGCCGGCCTTTTGGAAAAGAAATGGACCTCAGTCATCAGATTACAAAAGAAG GTGATGGAGCTTGAATCCAAATTGAATGAAGCAAAGGAGGAGATCACCCTGGGTGGGCCCGTAAGTCAGAAACGCGACCCCAAAGAGTGGATTCCTCGCCCACCAGAAAGGTACGCGCTAAGTGGCCACCGCAGTCCAGTCACTCGCGTGATCTTCCACCCGGTCTTCAGTGTTATGGTGTCTGCTTCTGAGGACGCAACAATAAAG GTGTGGGACTATGAGACAGGAGACTTTGAACGCACACTGAAGGGCCACACAGATTCGGTGCAGGACATCTCTTTTGACCAAACCGGAAAACTGCTAGCATCCTGCTCTGCAGACATGACTATCAAGCTGTGGGATTTCCAAGGCTTTGAGTGCATCAGGACCATGCATG GACATGACCACAATGTTTCGTCTGTAGCCATCATGCCCAATGGAGATCACATCGTTTCCGCCTCAAGGGACAAAACCATAAAAATGTGGGAGGTGGCAACTGG GTACTGTGTGAAGACCTTCACAGGCCACAGGGAGTGGGTCCGTATGGTGCGGCCCAACCAGGACGGCACACTGATTGCAAGCTGCTCCAATGACCAAACAGTGCGTGTGTGGGTCGTGGCCTCCAAAGACTGCAAGGCTGAGCTGCGGGAGCACGAACATGTGGTGGAGTGCATCTCCTGGGCGCCAGAGAGCGCCCACCCCACCATCCAAGACGCCACAGGCTCCGAG ACCAAGAAAAGTGGTAAGCCAGGCCCCTTCCTGCTGTCTGGCTCCAGAGACAAGACCATCAAGATGTGGGATGTTAGCATTGGCACATGCCTTATGACACTG GTTGGCCATGACAACTGGGTGCGTGGTATCATCTTCCACCCTGGAGGCAAATTTATTGTGACCTGTGCAGATGATAAGACCTTAAGGATCTGGGACTACAAGAACAAGCGCTGCATGAAAACCCTGTGTGCCCACGAACACTTTGTTACCTCTCTGG ATTTCCACAAGGCTGCTCCCTACGTGGTCACTGGGAGTGTAGATCAGACAGTAAAAGTGTGGGAGTGCCGCTGA
- the LOC116687142 gene encoding lissencephaly-1 homolog isoform X2 yields MELESKLNEAKEEITLGGPVSQKRDPKEWIPRPPERYALSGHRSPVTRVIFHPVFSVMVSASEDATIKVWDYETGDFERTLKGHTDSVQDISFDQTGKLLASCSADMTIKLWDFQGFECIRTMHGHDHNVSSVAIMPNGDHIVSASRDKTIKMWEVATGYCVKTFTGHREWVRMVRPNQDGTLIASCSNDQTVRVWVVASKDCKAELREHEHVVECISWAPESAHPTIQDATGSETKKSGKPGPFLLSGSRDKTIKMWDVSIGTCLMTLVGHDNWVRGIIFHPGGKFIVTCADDKTLRIWDYKNKRCMKTLCAHEHFVTSLDFHKAAPYVVTGSVDQTVKVWECR; encoded by the exons ATGGAGCTTGAATCCAAATTGAATGAAGCAAAGGAGGAGATCACCCTGGGTGGGCCCGTAAGTCAGAAACGCGACCCCAAAGAGTGGATTCCTCGCCCACCAGAAAGGTACGCGCTAAGTGGCCACCGCAGTCCAGTCACTCGCGTGATCTTCCACCCGGTCTTCAGTGTTATGGTGTCTGCTTCTGAGGACGCAACAATAAAG GTGTGGGACTATGAGACAGGAGACTTTGAACGCACACTGAAGGGCCACACAGATTCGGTGCAGGACATCTCTTTTGACCAAACCGGAAAACTGCTAGCATCCTGCTCTGCAGACATGACTATCAAGCTGTGGGATTTCCAAGGCTTTGAGTGCATCAGGACCATGCATG GACATGACCACAATGTTTCGTCTGTAGCCATCATGCCCAATGGAGATCACATCGTTTCCGCCTCAAGGGACAAAACCATAAAAATGTGGGAGGTGGCAACTGG GTACTGTGTGAAGACCTTCACAGGCCACAGGGAGTGGGTCCGTATGGTGCGGCCCAACCAGGACGGCACACTGATTGCAAGCTGCTCCAATGACCAAACAGTGCGTGTGTGGGTCGTGGCCTCCAAAGACTGCAAGGCTGAGCTGCGGGAGCACGAACATGTGGTGGAGTGCATCTCCTGGGCGCCAGAGAGCGCCCACCCCACCATCCAAGACGCCACAGGCTCCGAG ACCAAGAAAAGTGGTAAGCCAGGCCCCTTCCTGCTGTCTGGCTCCAGAGACAAGACCATCAAGATGTGGGATGTTAGCATTGGCACATGCCTTATGACACTG GTTGGCCATGACAACTGGGTGCGTGGTATCATCTTCCACCCTGGAGGCAAATTTATTGTGACCTGTGCAGATGATAAGACCTTAAGGATCTGGGACTACAAGAACAAGCGCTGCATGAAAACCCTGTGTGCCCACGAACACTTTGTTACCTCTCTGG ATTTCCACAAGGCTGCTCCCTACGTGGTCACTGGGAGTGTAGATCAGACAGTAAAAGTGTGGGAGTGCCGCTGA
- the mettl16 gene encoding RNA N(6)-adenosine-methyltransferase mettl16: protein MALNKSMHPRNRYKDKPPDFAYLASKYPDFQQHVHTSLAGRPVVNFKEPEAVRALTCTLLKEDFGLTIEIPLERLIPTVPLRLNYIHWVEDLIDGQKQPRRGIDIGTGASCIYPLLGATMNSWYFLATEVDNICFDYATKNVEQNNLSDLIKVVKVPQKTLLMDALKEETEIVYDFCMCNPPFFANQLEAKGVNSRNSRRAPPSSVNTGGVTEIMAEGGELEFVKQIIHDSLQLKKRLRWYSCMLGKKCSLAPLKEELRKQGVPKVTHTEFCQGRTMRWALAWSFYDDVVVPSPPSKKRKLEKARKPLSFTLPEAGLKALQAKASALGGAARSPVDIITALLEKTLTDLRVLHKCVPCTKQEQSLFLTAVENTWIHGRQKRREGSRQLRELPRAPHCAGTSSQTILATAAVTTPTSQNPSTSTQNTQAECAQNTTSAQELVGQQQPTEQIEKGASSNDTSKDVVHNPIAEQKEVLENASGEDVDMGTSACRDAEQETAGPQEAPVAASEPPCKRPLGPPAAKHFLFKCLLNVMLEESDVVIEMHWVEGQSKDLMNQLCTYLKNTLLRSVTMP, encoded by the exons ATGGCTCTGAATAAGTCCATGCATCCCCGTAACCGCTACAAAGACAAACCACCAGACTTTGCTTACCTGGCCTCCAAATATCCAGACTTCCAACAGCACGTGCACACCAGCCTCGCTGGACGACCTGT tgtgaatttCAAAGAGCCAGAGGCGGTGCGAGCGCTGACCTGCACCTTACTGAAGGAGGACTTTGGTTTGACCATCGAGATCCCTCTGGAACGCCTCATACCCACCGTCCCCCTCCGCCTCAACTACATCCACTGGGTGGAGGACCTCATCGACGGCCAGAAACAACCACGCAGGGGCATCGACATTG gcACTGGTGCGTCTTGTATCTACCCCTTACTCGGCGCCACAATGAACAGCTGGTACTTTCTGGCCACAGAAGTGGACAACATCTGTTTTGACTACGCTACAAAAAACGTGGAGCAGAACAACCTGTCTGACCTCATTAAAG TTGTTAAAGTCCCTCAAAAGACTTTACTGATGGACGCCTTAAAGGAAGAGACAGAAATAGTATACGACTTCTGCATGTGCAACCCTCCTTTTTTTGCCAACCAGCTTGAAGCAAAG GGCGTAAACTCCAGGAACTCACGGCGAGCTCCTCCAAGTTCAGTGAACACAGGAGGGGTGACGGAGATCATGGCGGAGGGCGGGGAACTGGAGTTTGTCAAGCAGATCATTCATGACAGCCTGCAGCTCAAGAAACGCTTGCG GTGGTACAGCTGCATGTTGGGGAAGAAATGTAGCTTGGCTCCTTTGAAAGAGGAGCTGAGGAAGCAAGGG gtACCTAAAGTGACGCACACAGAGTTCTGCCAGGGACGGACGATGCGGTGGGCGCTGGCCTGGAGCTTCTATGATGATGTGGTTGTTCCG TCTCCCCCCAGTAAGAAGCGTAAACTGGAGAAGGCTCGGAAGCCCCTGTCATTCACACTACCAGAGGCGGGACTGAAGGCGCTGCAGGCCAAAGCCTCAGCTTTAGGCGGTGCTGCCCGCAGTCCTGTGGACATCATCACTGCTCTGCTGGAGAAAACACTCACTGACCTGCGG GTGCTACACAAATGTGTCCCTTGCACAAAGCAGGAGCAGAGCCTCTTTCTAACAGCTGTGGAGAACACCTGGATCCACGGACGCCAGAAGCGCCGTGAAGGGTCGCGTCAGTTGCGAGAGCTTCCCAGGGCGCCTCACTGTGCTGGAACCAGCTCTCAAACCATTCTGGCCACAGCTGCTGTCACAACCCCAACATCTCAAAACCCGTCCACGTCCACGCAAAACACCCAGGCTGAATGCGCTCAAAACACAACGTCTGCACAGGAGCTGGTTGGTCAGCAGCAGCCCACGGAGCAGATTGAAAAAGGCGCCTCTTCAAATGACACAAGTAAAGATGTAGTGCACAATCCAATTGCTGAACAGAAAGAAGTCTTAGAAAATGCATCAGGTGAAGATGTGGACATGGGGACTTCTGCCTGTAGAGATGCAGAGCAGGAAACAGCAGGCCCACAGGAAGCGCCTGTTGCAGCCAGTGAACCGCCCTGTAAGCGACCCCTGGGCCCCCCTGCAGCCAAACACTTCCTGTTTAAGTGTCTGCTGAATGTGATGCTGGAGGAGAGCGATGTAGTGATTGAGATGCACTGGGTCGAGGGTCAGAGTAAAGACCTGATGAACCAACTGTGCACGTACCTGAAGAACACCCTTTTAAGGTCTGTCACAATGCCCTAA